From the Penaeus vannamei isolate JL-2024 chromosome 20, ASM4276789v1, whole genome shotgun sequence genome, the window TTTAGTGAATTCGGTattaaaaacaaatgcaaaatctACGTTTCGATCTGGCTTTCctgaaattttattattatctatgatcCTGCATTAtaaagctaatatatatatatatatatatatatatatatatatatatatatatatatatatatatgtgtgtgtgtgtgtgtgtgtgtgtgtgtgtgtgtgtgtgtgtgtgtgtgtatacatatatgtatatatattatatatatatatatatatacacatatagatatatatatatatatacgtgtgtgtgtgtgtgtgtgtgtgtgtgtgtgtgtatgcatatatgtatatatatacatatatatatatatatatatacgtatacgtatatatatatatatatatatatatatatatatatatatatatatatatatatatatatatatatatatatatatatacatatgtgtgtgtgtgtgagagagagagagagagagagagagagagagagagagagagagagtgtgtgtgtgtgtgtgtgtgtgtgtgtgtgtgtgtgtgtgtgtgtgtgtgtgagtgtgtgtgtgtgtctgtgtgtgtgtctgtgtgtgtgtgtgagtgtgtgtgtgtatgtgtgtgtgtgtgtgtgtatgtgtgtgtgtatatatatatatatatatatatatatatatatatatatatatatatatatatatacatatatatatatatatatatatatatatatatatatatatatatatatatatatatatatatatatatatatagacacacacacacacaaagcaaactttcctgtgtatctgcgtgtgtgtgatcaGGCCACGCGCTTCGACGCCCTCTCGTACTCTGTCAACAAGCCTCTCCTTTCAGTGGCGCTCTTTGCAGGCAGCATTTCTGGCCAATTTCTAAGTGCTTTGGGAACGTCCTTTCACTGGTTGAAATTTCGTAGCAACAGTAACAAATTTCGAAAAATATCGTTCGCTGGAGTGCCTTAAAAGAAGTCCGTAAACACAATTATATGAGCACTACAGCGATTCAGGTCACCAGTAATAACATTACCCATTGTATTACCGATGAGGTACTttttaattctcccttttttcttcgttcAATCTcgaaataaagaggggaaaaaagggataaaaaactTTGCCATGCCAACCCCTCAAAGCTAGGCACGTGTAGCCAAGGAGTACGGCACCAAATTAGTCAGGAAAGAGGACTTTAATCCCCACAGGCATTTCCTTTCAATAGTGACATGCTTTGTATTTTGCAAGCGCGACGGTACGGACCAAGCAGAGAGGGTTCTTTTGCAGACTACGCACACTCACGCATTCGTACCCTCGCAAAAGGTCTATGTAAGTTATTTAAGCCTTACCCACGCACATCCacttacgcaaacacacatgcaccatATCATGAAGATAATAGCTggcagtaatgttattattaatggaaTGATATGCTGATATCCCGAAATATCTATCAGCAGGGCTAATTATATTAGGATTCCCAGTTTTTATAAGCCTCTTGCCGTGATGATAGTGAATTTGCCAAATTAATCATAACTGACACACTAGGTTATCATGAGTAATCGAAAAACAccgatttctctgtctgtcttaataTCAGAGTGTATAATCTTATACCGTTTAACATACAGTACCCTGAGTGACATAGTTATCTGACGCTGCTACTCTTtcattttttgcctttctttctgtgtttctctctctctctctctctctctctctctttcagtctgtctctctctctctctctctttctctctctctctctctctctctctctctctctctctctctctctctctctctttctctctctctctctccctcgttatcgcatcgacaataacagtaatgatgaggataacaataataatgataatactgaaaacaataatgataacattagtatcattattagcattgctatcgTTTTCACTTTGTTGCCATCATTGATGGTGTTAGTATAATTacaatcattttgattattgctgtcatcattattcttattatcatttccatgatcataatcattatcatcgttattatcatcactactgtttttttttatgaccactatcatcattttcattatcattcctattaccattatccttatactGTAATTGTTGTTAATACTGTAATACTCATATCACTGTTATCTTAAcaacattatagtcatcattattacaacattTACCACTGATCATATCGCCACAATTACCCCCATGATTGAATTAAACATCATGTACGTGACTAAACCTCACAACAGGAAGAAATAAGCGATCTTgcactttttatatatttcactcttgttaattaatgaataaaaatgtaCAAATTTCTTCccaaatgttcttttttctttttttcaaatgttaTTCAATGAAATTTTTCTTCTTCCCgaacgtttcttttctttttttcatcaagaGAAATGTTATTCAATgaaatttttcttctttgtatcacCCTCTTTCATAACAAGATCACATAGCTTCTTGTGGTCCGGCCAGTGCTTCACCTGGCATTccctgaaaggagagagagcaaggtcaTCGGTAAGtatatgggtgagtgtgtgcatgtatctatatatctatctacatatatatatacatacacatatatacaaatatatatgtgtgtgtgtgtgtgtgtttgtgtgtgtgtgtgtgtgtgtgtgtgtgtgtgtgtgtgtgtgtgtgtgtgtgtgtgtgtgtgtgtgtgtgtatgtgtgtatgtgtgtgtgaatattgtgTGTCAATTTCGAAATCGATATTGAttcgatatataatatatgaattgtTTATAATTGTAAAATTGTCTAGATCCCACCAAAATGTTTATTTACGTATCTTTATTGTgatggcatatcaatatagcaagaTTTAGTGTTAGAACTAATAtagtaagtaaataataataattaaaaataaatggcTGTTTTGCTTGAATTGTTTTATAATGAATGGGGAAATCAAGTTAAAGAAGTAATACAGGCTTGTCCTTCCTAAGACGTCCCTGGCTGTCCTGCACAAAGGTATGTTCAATGTTGGGTTTTAAAGTCTTATTTCTACCTGGAAGCTGAGTGTTTAATGCTGGATAATtcaatcaatataattttttaatCCATATGgactgaacatatatatacacatatatatatatatatatatatatacatatatacatatgtgtgtgtgtgtgttttcgtgttctTCACTTCGGTGttcctgttgtgtgtgtgtgtgtgtgtgtgtgtgtgtgtgtgtgtgtgtgtgtgtgtgtgtgtgtgtgtgtgtgtgtgtgtgtgtgtgtgtgtgtgtgtgcgcgcatgtgtgtgtgtttgtgaatatatgtatatttatgtatatatatataagttgactGTAGCGATTACCTCCGGCAGTACCACTGCGAGCGGCACCTGGAGCACCTGCGGCCGGCTGGGCTTCCGCAGGCGGCGCAGGCGGGCGTGTCAGGAAGCAAGGCCTCGAGCGCCTCCAGGTCCCAGGCGGAGGCCATGTgcgaggcgagggcggcgagggcgtcgGGCGTGGGCGTCAGAAACCTCGGCGAGAAGAGGTCCGTCAggcccgcccaccgcccgcgcCAGTCCCCGGCCACGCTCTCACCCACCTGTCATGGGAAAGGAGAGTCAATTATCCAGGAAAAATTTATAGGTATGCAAATTAATttacataataatgatcattttaatatAAGTAAATTGGTAATACATGGCAGTTATTTGACTATAAATTAGTAGATATCAGATCTATATTGATTACATGAATAACGATATTTGGCTATGAATATTCAAATGTGCATTTGTGTCTacagtatcattattctttatgaaAACTCATGAGCTGCTCTATGTAGAAAAcagtacataagcatatatatatatatatatatatatatatatatatatatatatatatatatatatatatatatagagagagagagagagagagagagagagagagagagagagagagagagagagagagagagaggataaggttGAGGATAATGCTAACAATCAAGTTTGCAATACTTGCAATCTCCGAAAAATATATCAAACAATGCACTGCGCTTCCTTGGTTTGTAttcattgtagtttttttttctaaatctctaTCTAAGGATATtcaattaatgctattattaatattattgatattattatgaagcTCATAATGTCATCAAAATGGGCatagtaataaaaaggaaattgagaaaaaacaaaaaataaatgaaaacagctgaaataggaaagaatagTAACTGACTCCTGAGTGACTAGCCACTAAGAATCTTGTTTAAACGTGAATGATAAACCAAAATCACGGTGGACATTATATGAATGACATGCCGTTCAGGCATAAAGGGTTAACTTTTGCACCGCGGGTActggtaatacacacacactcacacacacacacacacacacacacacacacacacacacacacacacacacacacacacacacacacacacacacacacacacacacacacacacatatatatatatatatatatatatatatatatatatatatatatatatatatatatatatatatatgtatatatatatatatatatatatatatatatatatatatatatatatatatatatatatataaacacacacacagacacgcagacacacacacacacacacacacacacatacacacatacacacacacatatatatatatatatatatatatatatatacatatatatacatatatactcatatatatacacatatatacatatacatatatatatatatatatatatatatatatatatgtatgtatatatatatatatatatatatatatgtatgtatgtatgtatatatatatatatatatatacatatatatatatatatatatatatatatatatatatatatatatatatatatatatatatatatatatatgtgtgtgtgtgtgtgtgtgtgtgtgtgtgtgtgtgtgtgtgtgtgtgtatgtgtttgtgtatatatatgtgtgtatatatatatatatatatataatatatatatatatatatatatatatatatatatatatatatatatatatataaatatatatatttctatacatttacatctatgtatgcatgcatatcctGCTCCTGAATAGCGGACCGTATCCCCTGCTCCGTCGCCCGCTCTCTGAGGACGTACTTGCGCGACGGAGGTGACGagcggcggggggcggggggcctgGGGGGTGACGAAGGCCAGGCTCGCCAGCCACTTGGCCAGCGGCTCGAGGGCGGGCACCTGCGCTAAGGCTGCGTCGCCGAGGAGGCCCCGTAGCTTCAGAAGGCCGGACCGCCGTCGGCTGTTGATCTCGTACATGGCCAGCGTCTCCGGGTCCAGCAGGAGAGTGTGCAGCGTCGCCCAGATCTGACATTCCGTGCGGGAGAGGGCAGGGCCTCCGTCTTGGCCCTCGGCGCCTCGCTCCGCCCACTGACCGTCTTCGAAGACGTAGGGCTTCCCTCGGTGCTGCGTCTTCCACGGCGACGTGCAGAGGAGGGTCGCCAGCAGCTGCACGACGTCGTGCGTGGCGGTCAGGCGCGTCGTGGCGCACAGAGGGAGGCGCTGACGACACGAGGACAACATGTGCAGCACGGACACGGCGCGGCACCCGAGCGTCAGGCGGACACGCCGCTCTTCCCGCTCCACTTCGGCGTGGCTCTCGTGGCCCTCGTGGCCCCCTTGGCCCAAGCGGCTCTTGGGGCCTGCGGGGCTCTCAGGGTCTCGATTGCGGGCCTCTGGCCGGGTCTCACGCCCTGCgggagaaagacaaacaatataAAAACACAAGGCAAATGATGAACaacatatacaaaagaaaaaacaagacaaaatctatggaacatatgtatgtatatctacctatttatctgtgcatctatctatctatctatctatctatctatctatctatctatatatatatatatatatatatatatatatatatatatatatatatatatatatatatatatatatatatatatatatatatatgtatatatatttatatatatatacatacatatatatatatatatatatatatatatatatatatatatatatatatataattatatatatatatatatatatatatatatatatatatatatatatatatatatacatatatatatacatatatatatatatacacatatatacgcacatatatatatatatataaatatatatatatatatatatatatatatatatatatatatatatatatatatatatatatatatatatatatatatgcctacacacaaacacacacatacacacacacacacacacacacgcacacacacacacacagacacacacacacacacacacacacacacacacacatatatatatatatatatatatatatatatatatatatatatatatatatatatatatatatgtacatatatatattttttgcatatacatatatacatatatatatatatatatatatatatatatatatatatatatatatatatatatatatatatatatatatatatgtatgtatatacatatatatacaactattcaTTCCACTGGTCGACTTAGCCTTTCAATATATTGAAAAATATTCTTCCACTACCAACCATACTTATCTGATAGGGTGTCCTTCGTAATGACACGCTCTCCAGCACACTGCCCCTTTAAATACGTCGGCAACTTCACCTGCGTTATAACTCTCGAGGGAAATTCGTTGTTTTCTCGTCGTGAGAATGAACTCGAGCCGACAGTCGGTCTGCATGCATTTGTGCAAC encodes:
- the Zmynd10 gene encoding zinc finger MYND domain-containing protein 10, whose amino-acid sequence is MANDTTRVLHPFEIDSYVDKLECIKIEEILSPRWVIQGCRIVQLSLQAALEASQGGHEHVQHSITLRNKGLAIIWHLLVAEAWRLHLLPLLRRHEAAPTSSLPFMLVLQTETSAMTLVESLAFHEDAVETLDGLALDVIDYCVRQLTDVAAFAQAERQPLYSPEEAFYTLTGRETRPEARNRDPESPAGPKSRLGQGGHEGHESHAEVEREERRVRLTLGCRAVSVLHMLSSCRQRLPLCATTRLTATHDVVQLLATLLCTSPWKTQHRGKPYVFEDGQWAERGAEGQDGGPALSRTECQIWATLHTLLLDPETLAMYEINSRRRSGLLKLRGLLGDAALAQVPALEPLAKWLASLAFVTPQAPRPPPLVTSVAQVGESVAGDWRGRWAGLTDLFSPRFLTPTPDALAALASHMASAWDLEALEALLPDTPACAACGSPAGRRCSRCRSQWYCRRECQVKHWPDHKKLCDLVMKEGDTKKKNFIE